Proteins from one Ornithobacterium rhinotracheale genomic window:
- a CDS encoding OmpH family outer membrane protein yields MKKFTFIALLSFLCLGFGFANAQSVAHVNSQEILEALPAFNDAQTKIKKEAERHQAEVQRQQKEIQALYEKAQKQMEALKNKSDAEKMKALAPLEQELQTKSKALQEYQQKAAKDVAKMENDLLAPVYKKVQAAIEEVGKKGNVGYIIDLATAGQSGTIVYFGGGKDLTPQVKKQLGL; encoded by the coding sequence ATGAAAAAATTTACATTTATTGCATTACTATCATTCCTATGCCTAGGATTTGGATTTGCAAACGCACAAAGCGTAGCGCATGTGAACTCACAAGAGATTTTAGAAGCCTTACCAGCATTCAATGATGCGCAAACAAAAATTAAAAAAGAAGCAGAAAGACACCAAGCAGAAGTACAAAGACAACAAAAAGAAATTCAAGCACTTTACGAAAAAGCTCAAAAGCAAATGGAAGCGCTTAAAAATAAAAGCGATGCTGAAAAAATGAAAGCTTTGGCTCCACTTGAACAAGAATTGCAAACTAAATCTAAAGCTTTGCAAGAATACCAACAAAAAGCTGCTAAAGATGTAGCAAAAATGGAAAATGATCTTTTAGCACCAGTGTACAAAAAAGTACAAGCGGCGATTGAAGAAGTAGGTAAAAAAGGAAATGTGGGCTATATCATTGATTTAGCAACTGCTGGACAATCAGGAACCATTGTTTACTTCGGTGGAGGAAAAGATTTAACACCGCAAGTTAAAAAGCAATTAGGACTTTAA
- a CDS encoding isoprenyl transferase, whose translation MSNNLLQNINLDKVPQHVAVIMDGNGRWAQKKGMMRTFGHQSAVKAVRETIKACEDLGIPYLTLYAFSSENWNRPKDEVSFLMNLLFKTLTKELKSFQENNIRLRTIGDLSRLPEKARKELLLVQEETKNNTKATLTLALSYGGRDEIVEASQKIAQAVQENDLSIEQINHETFKKYLYSPDIPDVDLVIRTSGECRISNFLLWQIAYAELYFTEVLWPDFRKENFYQAIASYQKRQRRFGKTGEQIK comes from the coding sequence ATGAGTAATAATTTGCTACAAAATATAAATCTTGATAAAGTTCCGCAACATGTTGCCGTGATTATGGATGGTAACGGACGCTGGGCACAGAAAAAAGGAATGATGCGCACCTTTGGGCATCAAAGCGCAGTGAAAGCTGTGCGAGAAACTATCAAGGCGTGTGAGGATTTGGGAATTCCATATCTCACACTTTATGCCTTTTCAAGCGAAAACTGGAACAGGCCTAAAGATGAGGTGAGTTTTTTGATGAATTTATTATTTAAAACTTTAACCAAAGAGCTTAAAAGTTTCCAGGAAAACAACATCCGTTTGCGCACGATTGGAGATTTGTCTCGCTTGCCAGAAAAAGCACGAAAAGAATTATTGCTCGTGCAAGAGGAAACTAAAAATAACACAAAAGCTACATTAACACTCGCTTTGAGCTATGGCGGACGCGATGAAATCGTGGAAGCTTCGCAGAAAATTGCGCAAGCTGTGCAAGAAAATGATTTAAGCATTGAACAAATAAATCATGAAACTTTTAAAAAATACTTATATTCGCCAGATATTCCCGATGTGGATTTAGTCATCAGAACCAGTGGTGAATGTAGAATAAGCAATTTCTTGCTTTGGCAAATCGCCTATGCGGAATTGTATTTTACAGAGGTTTTGTGGCCAGATTTTAGAAAAGAAAATTTCTACCAAGCCATTGCTAGCTATCAAAAACGGCAACGGCGATTTGGAAAAACGGGAGAACAAATTAAGTAA
- a CDS encoding OmpH family outer membrane protein, giving the protein MLKFKFFSLLFFLSVVTFAQRFGYVDTDYVLSNLPAYANAQKQLENQALNWAKEIENQQGVLEQMSQELETERILLPKEKVQEREAKINEKREEIKKLQLKRYGPNGDMFNARKNLVKPIQDQIYNAVDKVAKRRNYSFVFDKANGDLIMIYSDPKFDISEEVLKTLAPDLKTSKGQRQNNYNKSKNKNEKINLKQ; this is encoded by the coding sequence ATGTTAAAATTTAAGTTTTTTAGCTTGTTATTTTTCCTCAGTGTTGTTACTTTTGCCCAACGATTTGGGTATGTAGACACCGATTATGTTTTGAGTAATTTGCCCGCTTATGCAAATGCTCAAAAACAATTAGAAAATCAAGCGTTGAACTGGGCAAAAGAGATAGAAAATCAGCAAGGCGTCCTTGAGCAAATGTCTCAAGAATTAGAAACCGAGCGAATCTTGCTTCCTAAAGAAAAAGTTCAGGAGCGTGAGGCTAAAATCAATGAAAAGCGTGAAGAGATAAAAAAACTACAACTTAAACGCTATGGGCCTAATGGAGATATGTTCAATGCTCGAAAGAATTTGGTGAAACCTATCCAAGATCAAATCTATAATGCGGTGGATAAAGTAGCTAAAAGACGCAACTATAGTTTTGTGTTTGATAAAGCCAATGGAGATTTAATTATGATTTATTCAGACCCAAAATTTGACATAAGTGAGGAGGTTTTGAAAACTTTGGCACCAGATTTGAAAACAAGTAAGGGACAAAGACAGAACAATTACAATAAGTCTAAAAACAAAAACGAAAAAATTAATTTAAAACAATAG
- the bamA gene encoding outer membrane protein assembly factor BamA, with product MKKIFLISLGLMLITAHAQVDSTGIVSQPKSDSELNLNTLKTYKLGGLEITGGVPYTSKQILRFIGLNIGDEIEIPGPIINNSLKRLWNQNLFSDVELYADKVVGDSIFLRFNLTALPTINEVTFEGVKKGKQKDFAKDNKLTKGKKITQDLLNQARLNIKNFYTEKGYPDAQVDFVETDVPNARLAKNLLVKVLRGERVKVQNILFEGNKEIKAPKLRRKGLKNTVRKNIFRKSILRFFTLSKYIPQKFQEDLTTLKDLYKSEGFRDIKVTYDSVKRINPKNYLIKIGVDEGDRYYLGNVTFVGNSVYPTETLKRIFSYKKGDPYDAVGINKKLNDPQKDDNILTLYQDNGYLFARVVPIEKSVVNDTINLEIRISEGEQATWDRVTFSGNTQTHDHVIVRELSTIPGELFSKSDIRRTMMKLGALGFFDPQQIKPDIKDNQETNTVDINWELAPKSSSQVELQGGYGGGRFIGTVGLTFGNFSIKNLFNKKEWHPVPMGDGQQLSLRAQAGSYYSNFSLSFTEPWIGGSRPTALSMSIYNSNYRNFYRNEGQDDSRLTMWGASVGLNKLLTWPDDYFRLSQAISYQRYDFTNYQFSLGTRSYSNGVSNTVAYKIGLSRLSAGPDPIFPQEGSDFNVSLKLTPPYSLFNKNKDYEQLKKDGDFEGLYKWLEYYKVQFSGNFYKQLVGKLVLRTGAEFGYLGAYNNKVGISPFERFYMGGTGLQSSRFDGREIVTLRGYEDFTSIGGQSKDITPLGGGVIYDKFLLEMRYPITMNQQAKIFGLGFLEAGNTWADHKDFRPFELKRSAGVGIRVFMPAFGMLGFDFGYGFDKYNNAGSLGEPSGWQTHFIFGQQL from the coding sequence ATGAAGAAAATATTTTTAATAAGCCTTGGATTAATGTTAATCACTGCGCACGCACAAGTGGATTCCACCGGAATTGTGTCGCAGCCAAAAAGCGATAGTGAGCTGAATTTAAACACACTGAAAACCTACAAATTAGGCGGACTGGAAATCACGGGAGGTGTGCCCTACACCAGTAAGCAGATTTTGAGATTTATCGGCCTGAATATAGGCGATGAAATCGAAATCCCAGGGCCAATTATCAATAATTCACTTAAAAGATTATGGAATCAAAACCTGTTTTCCGATGTAGAACTTTATGCAGATAAAGTTGTAGGAGATTCCATTTTTTTGCGATTTAATTTAACGGCACTCCCTACCATCAATGAAGTTACTTTTGAAGGAGTGAAAAAAGGGAAACAGAAGGATTTTGCAAAAGATAATAAACTTACAAAAGGTAAGAAAATCACTCAAGATTTATTGAATCAAGCAAGATTAAATATCAAGAATTTTTATACAGAAAAAGGTTACCCAGATGCGCAAGTAGATTTTGTGGAAACCGATGTGCCTAACGCAAGATTAGCCAAAAACCTTTTGGTAAAAGTATTAAGAGGGGAACGCGTGAAAGTGCAAAATATATTATTTGAAGGGAACAAAGAGATCAAGGCGCCTAAATTGAGAAGAAAAGGATTGAAAAATACCGTGCGAAAAAATATTTTCCGTAAAAGTATCTTAAGATTCTTTACGCTTTCTAAATATATTCCTCAAAAGTTTCAAGAAGATCTAACTACGCTTAAAGACTTGTATAAGAGTGAGGGCTTTAGAGATATCAAGGTAACTTATGATTCGGTGAAAAGAATCAATCCGAAAAATTATTTAATCAAAATTGGCGTAGACGAAGGAGATAGATACTATTTAGGTAATGTAACCTTTGTAGGAAACTCTGTGTACCCAACTGAAACTTTAAAAAGGATTTTCTCTTATAAAAAAGGTGATCCATACGATGCAGTGGGAATCAACAAAAAATTGAACGACCCACAAAAAGATGACAATATATTGACACTCTATCAAGACAATGGATACCTATTTGCAAGAGTAGTTCCTATCGAGAAATCTGTGGTAAATGATACCATAAACTTAGAAATCAGAATTAGCGAAGGGGAGCAAGCCACTTGGGATCGTGTAACCTTTAGCGGAAACACGCAAACACATGACCATGTAATTGTGCGTGAGCTTTCAACTATTCCAGGAGAATTGTTTAGTAAAAGCGATATCAGACGAACAATGATGAAATTGGGCGCGTTAGGATTCTTTGATCCGCAACAAATCAAGCCAGATATTAAGGATAATCAAGAAACCAATACGGTAGATATCAACTGGGAACTAGCTCCAAAATCAAGTAGCCAAGTTGAGTTGCAAGGTGGTTACGGCGGTGGAAGATTCATCGGTACTGTAGGGCTCACTTTTGGAAACTTCTCGATTAAAAATTTATTTAATAAAAAAGAGTGGCATCCAGTTCCTATGGGAGATGGGCAGCAATTATCATTGAGAGCGCAAGCAGGAAGCTACTATTCAAACTTTAGTCTTTCCTTTACAGAACCATGGATTGGCGGAAGCCGACCAACGGCACTCTCTATGTCAATTTATAATTCAAATTATAGAAATTTTTATAGAAATGAGGGGCAAGATGATTCCCGCTTAACAATGTGGGGAGCTTCCGTAGGATTGAATAAATTGCTCACATGGCCAGATGATTACTTTAGATTAAGTCAAGCGATTTCCTACCAGCGCTATGATTTTACTAATTATCAATTTAGCTTAGGTACAAGATCATATAGTAATGGAGTTTCAAACACGGTAGCCTATAAAATTGGTTTGAGCAGACTTTCTGCTGGTCCAGATCCAATCTTCCCGCAAGAAGGATCAGACTTTAATGTAAGTTTGAAATTAACCCCACCATATTCGTTGTTCAATAAAAATAAAGATTATGAGCAATTGAAGAAAGATGGAGACTTTGAAGGATTATACAAATGGTTGGAGTATTACAAAGTTCAGTTCAGTGGAAACTTCTACAAACAATTGGTAGGTAAATTAGTATTAAGAACTGGGGCCGAATTCGGGTATCTAGGAGCTTATAACAATAAGGTAGGGATTTCTCCATTTGAGCGATTCTACATGGGAGGAACAGGGCTACAATCAAGTAGATTTGATGGCCGTGAAATCGTAACGCTAAGAGGTTATGAAGATTTTACGAGCATAGGTGGGCAATCAAAAGATATCACACCACTAGGTGGAGGTGTCATCTACGATAAATTCTTGCTCGAGATGCGTTATCCAATCACCATGAATCAGCAAGCCAAAATCTTTGGTCTAGGATTCTTGGAAGCAGGAAACACTTGGGCAGATCACAAAGATTTCAGACCATTTGAGTTAAAGCGTTCTGCAGGGGTAGGTATCCGTGTGTTTATGCCAGCCTTCGGTATGCTTGGATTTGATTTTGGTTATGGATTCGATAAGTATAATAATGCAGGATCGTTAGGTGAGCCTTCTGGTTGGCAGACTCACTTTATATTCGGTCAGCAATTATAA
- a CDS encoding DUF6089 family protein — MRAYFMKKIVVFFLSIITGISYGQRHELGVFLGGANAISDIGRTDYINPLPKKVNGSFKVPATFGLIYRRNLNPQQSLRFGLTYASFIDSDYLAVEEYRRYRGLSYTNSLLELSTLFEYNFFPINTEQRSAHSPYIFAGLAGFMHPKPKYEVYYQNYEDNTENRAGYQTVVKENNGNQLSMTIPFGVGYKVKFNWNWIFSAEVGFRPTFVDNLDMAWVEEGDVETFKQVGLTYAGATLTEEQLNADLEKKTKEIIEKRQLGDTKNDWYVFTGFTLTYTFGRPACFCD, encoded by the coding sequence ATGAGAGCATATTTTATGAAGAAAATAGTCGTTTTTTTTCTAAGCATTATCACGGGGATATCCTATGGGCAACGCCATGAATTGGGAGTTTTTCTTGGGGGGGCTAATGCAATATCAGATATAGGGCGAACCGATTACATCAATCCGTTGCCTAAAAAAGTGAATGGCAGTTTTAAAGTGCCAGCCACATTTGGCTTGATTTATCGTAGAAATTTAAACCCACAACAATCTTTACGTTTTGGTCTTACTTATGCCTCTTTTATAGATTCTGATTATTTGGCAGTTGAAGAATATCGCCGATACCGAGGGCTAAGCTATACCAATAGTTTGCTAGAGCTTTCTACTTTGTTTGAGTATAATTTTTTTCCAATCAATACAGAACAGCGTTCGGCGCATTCTCCGTATATTTTCGCAGGATTGGCAGGCTTTATGCACCCAAAACCAAAATATGAAGTGTACTACCAAAACTACGAAGACAATACAGAAAATAGAGCTGGATACCAAACCGTGGTCAAAGAGAATAACGGAAATCAATTGAGTATGACCATTCCATTTGGGGTAGGATATAAAGTGAAATTTAATTGGAATTGGATTTTTAGCGCAGAGGTAGGATTCCGCCCCACTTTTGTGGATAATTTAGATATGGCTTGGGTAGAAGAAGGCGATGTGGAAACTTTTAAACAAGTTGGATTGACTTACGCGGGAGCTACACTTACAGAAGAACAATTAAACGCCGATTTAGAGAAAAAGACTAAAGAAATTATAGAAAAAAGACAATTAGGTGATACCAAAAACGATTGGTATGTTTTTACAGGATTTACTTTAACTTATACTTTCGGGCGTCCTGCATGTTTCTGTGATTAA
- the fbaA gene encoding class II fructose-bisphosphate aldolase yields the protein MSRKFPAGVATGDLVQEIFADAKKNGYALPAVNVIGSDTINAVMETAAELNSPVIIQFSNGGAIFNAGKGLSNENQRAAILGAVAGAKHVHQLAEAYGATVILHTDHCAKKLLPWIDGLIDESEKYFKETGKPLFSSHMLDFSEEPIEENLDLSVERFKRMAKMGMTLEIELGITGGEEDGVDNSDVDDSKLYTQPEEVMYAYDRLKEVSDRFTIAAAFGNVHGVYKPGNVKLTPKILDNSQKFIEKERKTGEKPVDFVFHGGSGSDLKDIREAIGYGVVKMNIDTDQQYAFMTGIRDYFKKNEAYLQSQIGNPEGPDSPNKKKYDPRVWLREGEKTFIARLKQAFEDLNNVNTLG from the coding sequence ATGAGTAGAAAATTTCCTGCCGGTGTAGCCACTGGAGACCTAGTACAAGAAATCTTTGCCGATGCCAAAAAGAACGGATACGCTTTACCAGCGGTAAATGTTATTGGCTCAGATACTATAAACGCTGTAATGGAAACAGCTGCAGAACTTAATTCCCCTGTAATCATTCAATTTTCTAACGGAGGTGCGATTTTCAACGCAGGTAAAGGATTATCAAACGAAAACCAACGTGCTGCTATCTTAGGAGCTGTTGCGGGAGCAAAACATGTTCATCAATTGGCGGAAGCTTATGGTGCTACTGTAATTTTACACACAGACCACTGTGCTAAAAAATTACTTCCTTGGATAGATGGCCTTATCGATGAAAGTGAAAAATATTTCAAAGAAACAGGAAAACCATTATTCAGCTCTCACATGCTTGATTTCTCTGAGGAACCAATCGAAGAAAACTTAGATCTTTCTGTAGAAAGATTTAAGCGTATGGCTAAAATGGGCATGACTTTAGAAATCGAATTAGGTATCACTGGAGGTGAAGAAGATGGCGTAGACAATTCAGATGTAGACGATTCTAAATTATACACTCAACCAGAAGAAGTAATGTATGCTTATGATCGTTTAAAAGAAGTTTCTGATCGTTTTACAATCGCTGCTGCATTCGGAAATGTTCACGGTGTGTATAAACCAGGTAATGTGAAATTGACTCCAAAAATCCTTGACAACTCTCAAAAATTCATCGAGAAAGAAAGAAAAACAGGAGAAAAACCAGTTGATTTCGTATTCCACGGAGGTTCAGGTTCAGACTTGAAAGACATCAGAGAAGCAATCGGATATGGTGTAGTAAAAATGAACATCGATACCGACCAGCAATATGCTTTCATGACTGGAATCAGAGATTACTTCAAAAAGAACGAAGCATATCTTCAATCTCAAATCGGTAACCCAGAAGGCCCAGATTCACCAAACAAGAAAAAATACGATCCACGCGTTTGGTTGAGAGAAGGAGAAAAAACTTTCATCGCAAGATTGAAACAA
- a CDS encoding NAD kinase — translation MSDLKIALYGKRTTSTYLGDLIPVFLEKIREKEILFQIEKDFYEVLKNIGNIDLEGVEIFSTHEELWQDLDYFFTFGGDGTILSAVTFVRDSQVPIVGVNTGRLGYLASIHKNDLIPNLEAIFARDYNISDRSLLEVHRSDDGMLECPFALNELSVMRKETTSMISVDAYINGELLNSFWADGLIIATPTGSTGYSLSCNGPIISPENSNFVITPIAPHNLNVRPIVIPDKEHLKLKVKSRVSHYSLSLDSRLVSLKTTTEIMVKRANFVVKIVELKHNSYLETLRQKLFWGVDNRNI, via the coding sequence ATGTCTGATTTAAAAATAGCCCTCTACGGCAAGCGCACTACATCTACCTATTTGGGAGATTTGATTCCAGTGTTTTTAGAAAAAATACGCGAAAAAGAGATTTTATTCCAAATAGAAAAAGATTTTTACGAGGTTTTAAAAAACATTGGAAATATCGATTTGGAGGGTGTGGAAATATTTTCTACCCACGAGGAATTGTGGCAAGATTTAGATTATTTTTTCACCTTCGGCGGAGATGGGACGATACTTTCGGCCGTAACCTTTGTGCGCGATTCGCAGGTGCCCATCGTGGGCGTGAATACGGGTAGATTGGGCTATTTGGCAAGTATTCACAAAAACGATTTAATTCCGAATTTGGAGGCGATTTTTGCCAGAGATTACAACATCAGCGATCGATCGCTTTTGGAAGTGCATCGCTCAGATGATGGTATGCTGGAGTGTCCTTTTGCACTTAATGAGCTGAGTGTGATGCGAAAAGAAACCACGAGTATGATTTCGGTGGATGCTTATATTAACGGTGAGTTGCTCAATTCTTTTTGGGCAGATGGCTTAATCATCGCCACCCCCACAGGCTCTACAGGTTACTCTTTGAGTTGCAACGGCCCCATAATTTCGCCCGAAAATAGCAATTTTGTCATTACGCCGATTGCACCTCACAACTTAAATGTGCGCCCAATTGTGATTCCCGATAAAGAACATTTAAAACTAAAAGTGAAAAGCCGTGTTTCGCATTATTCTTTATCCTTAGATTCCCGATTGGTTTCGCTTAAGACCACAACCGAAATCATGGTGAAGCGTGCAAATTTCGTCGTGAAAATCGTGGAATTAAAACACAATAGCTATTTAGAAACTTTACGCCAAAAATTATTTTGGGGAGTAGATAATCGTAATATCTAA